A region of Streptomyces paludis DNA encodes the following proteins:
- a CDS encoding helix-turn-helix domain-containing protein: MSNHPRPTVRRRKVGNELKRLREAAGIKMDVAAERIGGDRSKISRQENGRQGVSKLEMEALLDLYQVADQKIRTALTALAREGRRKGWWAPYIAILPETFQEYLTIESDAARIQTFQPLLVPGLLQTPEYATESIRSVEKTATEDEVQSFVSVRMGRQDIFRRDNPPQYICVLDEAVLRREIGGPAVMAAQLRKLIDVNSPPRLTIQIIPFGQGWHAGLDGPFSLNAYPDPMDLDIVNLDYLDGALYLEENRTAERYQLAFDELRAAALASRQSMDLISQAARDFEQRT; this comes from the coding sequence GTGTCAAACCATCCACGCCCAACTGTCCGGCGCCGCAAGGTCGGTAATGAACTCAAGCGGCTGCGTGAAGCGGCCGGCATCAAGATGGACGTAGCCGCGGAGCGCATCGGCGGGGACAGGTCCAAGATCTCCCGGCAGGAGAACGGCCGTCAGGGCGTCTCCAAACTGGAGATGGAAGCCCTGCTCGACCTCTACCAGGTCGCGGACCAGAAGATCAGGACCGCGTTGACCGCCTTGGCGCGGGAAGGGCGCCGCAAGGGCTGGTGGGCTCCGTACATCGCCATACTCCCCGAGACTTTCCAGGAGTACTTGACCATCGAGTCCGACGCTGCCCGGATCCAGACCTTCCAGCCACTGCTGGTACCGGGGCTGCTCCAGACACCTGAGTACGCGACGGAGTCCATCCGGTCCGTGGAGAAGACGGCCACGGAAGACGAGGTCCAGTCCTTCGTCTCCGTACGCATGGGCCGTCAGGACATCTTCCGCCGGGACAATCCGCCGCAGTACATCTGCGTTCTCGACGAGGCGGTGCTTCGGCGTGAGATCGGCGGCCCGGCGGTGATGGCCGCCCAGCTCCGGAAGCTGATCGACGTCAACAGCCCGCCCAGGCTGACGATTCAGATCATCCCGTTCGGCCAGGGCTGGCACGCCGGCCTCGACGGCCCGTTCAGCCTCAATGCGTATCCCGATCCCATGGATCTTGACATCGTCAATCTGGACTATCTCGACGGAGCGCTGTATCTGGAGGAGAATCGGACTGCCGAGCGGTACCAGCTAGCCTTTGACGAACTTCGTGCCGCCGCGCTGGCGTCGCGGCAGTCGATGGACCTGATCTCGCAGGCAGCGCGGGATTTCGAGCAGAGAACGTAG
- a CDS encoding putative protein N(5)-glutamine methyltransferase, with product MAVPLPPPSSLSAAPFPGVVARLRAAGCVFAEDEARLLLAAAATPAALDGLVERRAGGLPLEHVLGWAEFRGLRMAVDPGVFVPRRRTEFLVERAALLARPGTVVVDLCCGSGALGAALATVCEGIELHAADIDPAAVRCARRNVAAAGGGTVHEGDLYAPLPAALRGRVGLLLANVPYVPTEEMGLLPPEARVHEARVALDGGADGLDVLRRVTAGARDWLAPGGHLLFETSTRQTARAVAVVTADGLTPRVYRSEELYATVVTATRPALSVGDGSIGG from the coding sequence ATGGCAGTTCCGCTTCCCCCTCCCTCCTCCCTCTCCGCCGCGCCGTTTCCCGGTGTCGTGGCCAGACTCCGCGCCGCCGGCTGCGTCTTCGCCGAGGACGAGGCGCGGCTGCTGCTCGCCGCCGCGGCGACACCGGCCGCCCTCGACGGCCTGGTGGAGCGGCGCGCCGGGGGACTGCCCCTGGAACACGTCCTCGGCTGGGCGGAGTTCCGCGGCCTGCGGATGGCCGTGGACCCGGGGGTCTTCGTGCCCCGCCGCCGTACCGAATTCCTTGTCGAGCGGGCGGCGCTCCTCGCCCGCCCCGGCACCGTCGTCGTGGACCTCTGCTGCGGCTCCGGCGCGCTGGGCGCGGCGCTGGCCACCGTCTGCGAGGGCATCGAACTGCACGCCGCGGACATCGACCCCGCGGCGGTACGGTGCGCCCGGCGCAATGTCGCCGCCGCCGGTGGCGGCACGGTCCACGAGGGCGACCTCTACGCGCCCCTGCCCGCCGCGCTGCGCGGGCGCGTCGGCCTCCTGCTGGCCAACGTCCCGTACGTACCCACCGAGGAGATGGGCCTGCTGCCCCCGGAAGCCCGCGTCCACGAGGCCCGGGTGGCCCTGGACGGCGGCGCCGACGGCCTCGACGTACTGCGCCGCGTCACCGCCGGGGCCCGCGACTGGCTGGCACCGGGCGGCCACCTCCTCTTCGAGACGAGCACCCGCCAGACCGCCCGGGCCGTCGCCGTCGTCACCGCCGACGGACTGACCCCCCGGGTGTACCGCTCCGAGGAGCTGTACGCCACGGTCGTCACCGCGACCCGCCCCGCGTTGTCAGTGGGGGATGGCAGCATCGGGGGATGA
- a CDS encoding esterase/lipase family protein, translating into MLPWRRALGTLSALLLAATVTVTPAVAATTSASPAESPSVSASTSASASASVSAASSRGWNDFSCKPSAAHPRPVVLVHGTFANSVDNWLGLAPYLVNRGYCVFALDYGQLPGVPFFNGLGPIDASAAQLATYVDKVLAATGAAKADIVGHSQGGMMPRYYLKFLGGAAKVNALVGIAPSNRGTTLLGLTKLLAYFPGAGALLSTKTPALADQIAGSAFLTKLNAGGDTVPGVRYTVIATRYDEVVTPYRTQFLTGPDVRNVLLQDLCAVDLSEHAAIGLIDRIAFHEVANALDPARATPTTCLSVIG; encoded by the coding sequence ATGCTGCCCTGGAGACGCGCGCTCGGCACCCTGTCCGCGCTGCTGCTGGCCGCCACGGTCACCGTCACCCCCGCCGTGGCCGCGACCACTTCCGCATCCCCCGCTGAATCCCCCTCCGTTTCCGCTTCCACATCCGCTTCCGCTTCCGCTTCTGTTTCCGCCGCGTCGAGTCGCGGGTGGAACGACTTCTCCTGCAAGCCCTCGGCCGCCCATCCCCGCCCGGTCGTACTCGTCCACGGCACGTTCGCGAACTCCGTCGACAACTGGCTCGGTCTCGCGCCGTACTTGGTGAACCGTGGCTACTGCGTCTTCGCGCTCGACTACGGCCAGCTCCCGGGCGTGCCCTTCTTCAACGGGCTCGGTCCCATCGACGCCTCCGCCGCCCAGCTCGCCACGTACGTCGACAAGGTCCTCGCGGCCACCGGCGCGGCGAAGGCGGACATCGTCGGCCACTCCCAGGGCGGCATGATGCCCCGCTACTACCTGAAGTTCCTCGGCGGGGCGGCCAAGGTGAACGCCCTGGTCGGCATCGCCCCCAGCAACCGCGGCACCACCCTGCTCGGACTGACCAAGCTGCTGGCGTACTTCCCCGGCGCCGGGGCCCTGCTGAGCACGAAGACCCCGGCGCTGGCCGACCAGATCGCCGGGTCCGCCTTTCTGACCAAGCTCAACGCGGGCGGGGACACCGTCCCCGGGGTGCGCTACACGGTGATCGCGACACGGTACGACGAGGTGGTCACGCCGTACCGCACACAGTTCCTGACCGGCCCCGACGTACGCAATGTGCTGCTCCAGGACCTGTGCGCGGTCGATCTGTCCGAGCACGCGGCGATCGGTCTGATCGACCGGATCGCCTTCCACGAGGTCGCCAACGCGCTCGATCCGGCCCGGGCCACGCCGACGACCTGCCTGTCGGTGATCGGCTGA
- a CDS encoding DNA polymerase III subunit alpha — MPGLPGFTHLRTVSGFSARYGASHPERLAERAAVRGMDALALTDRDTLAGAVRFAKACAGHGVRPIFGVDLAVEGAEGAVRAESARADSLRAGPSRTTVHRRTPVRGGAFVDESAPRALFLARAGATGWAELCRLVSTAHAAGEGGPLLPWSDNHGAGVTVLLGPDSETGRALAAGRPDRAARLLAPWRERYGDALRLEVVHHGRTGDGAGAGGGPGNGTRNSNSNSNGNGSGPGTRNGPGSLRHAARTLGFATDQGVRAVLSNAVRYADPGQGPVADVLDAARLLVPVDPRRGLDSGERWLKDPAAMARTAELVAEAAGFRRDTAHRLLALTEETAAGCLVDPEDDLGFGSAHFPEPRLVGADRRTAARVLRSRAAAGMVLRGYDRRRDHREYWARMDAELRTIDRMHFAPYFLTVAQVVDDIRDMGIRVAARGSGAGSLVNHLLGIAHADPVAHGLLMERFLSTRRPGLPDIDIDVESARRLEVYRAILDRFGPERVAAVAMPETYRVRHAVRDVGAALSMDPAEIDRIAKAFPHIRARDARTALAELPELRALAAESGRGGRRYDRLWELVEALDALPRGVAMHPCGVLLSDASLLRRTPVVPTSGEHFPMSQFDKEDVEELGLLKLDVLGVRMQSAMAHAVAEIARATGERVDIDDPARVPEGDPATYRLIGSAQTLGCFQIESPGQRDLVGRLQPATFHDLVVDISLFRPGPVAADMVRPFIEARHGRAPVRCPHPDLVEPLRETYGVVVFHEQIIRMVDIMTGCGREEADRVRRGLSDPESQGRIRAWFAQRTERRGYAPEVVARTWEIIEAFGSYGFCKAHAVAFAVPTYQSAWLKAHYPAAFYAGLLTHDPGMYPKRLLLADARRRGVPVLPLDVNRSRATHRIELVSEGEGEGGGVWGVRLALLDVHGISGAEAARIEAGQPYSSLRDFWQRAAPGRPVAERLAQVGALDMFGANRRDLLLHLSELHGAQRVVRRGTTGRGGAGRGAGGGYGDQLPLEGGRRTAPAGLPDLGDAERLSAELGVLGMDASRHLMADHHDFLAELGAISAKRLGAAAHGRTVLVAGAKVATQTPPIRSGKRVIFTTLDDGTGLVDLAFFDDSHEACAHTVFHSWLLLVRGVVQRRGPRSLSVVGAAAWNLAELVELRRTGGLEAVAAALGAPGAPGAASGADSGSGSGSGSEPGADAGAGAGAGAGAGADSGSGDGGRRIRLSTGFELNPWADLKPPGEGVPTGRKLWHSSPGSAG, encoded by the coding sequence ATGCCCGGCTTGCCCGGCTTTACGCATCTGCGTACCGTCTCCGGATTCTCGGCGCGGTACGGGGCCAGCCACCCGGAGCGGCTCGCGGAGCGCGCCGCCGTGCGGGGGATGGACGCGCTCGCGCTGACCGACCGTGACACCCTCGCGGGCGCCGTCCGCTTCGCCAAGGCGTGCGCGGGGCACGGGGTGCGCCCGATCTTCGGGGTGGATCTCGCGGTGGAAGGGGCGGAAGGAGCGGTACGGGCGGAGTCGGCGCGGGCCGATTCGCTCCGCGCGGGACCGTCCCGTACCACCGTGCACCGGCGCACCCCCGTGCGCGGCGGCGCCTTTGTCGACGAGTCCGCGCCCCGCGCGCTCTTTCTCGCCCGGGCCGGTGCGACGGGCTGGGCGGAGCTGTGCCGGCTCGTCTCCACCGCGCACGCGGCGGGCGAGGGCGGCCCACTGCTGCCCTGGTCCGACAACCACGGCGCGGGGGTGACCGTCCTCCTCGGCCCGGACTCCGAGACCGGCCGCGCCCTCGCGGCGGGCCGCCCCGACCGGGCCGCCCGGCTGCTGGCGCCCTGGCGGGAGCGGTACGGCGACGCCCTGCGGCTGGAGGTCGTGCACCACGGACGTACGGGTGACGGCGCGGGTGCGGGTGGCGGCCCCGGCAATGGCACCCGCAACAGCAACAGCAACAGCAACGGCAACGGCTCCGGCCCCGGTACCCGTAACGGTCCCGGCTCGCTGCGGCATGCCGCCCGTACCCTCGGTTTCGCCACCGACCAGGGCGTACGCGCGGTGCTCAGCAACGCCGTGCGCTACGCCGACCCCGGACAGGGCCCGGTCGCCGATGTCCTCGACGCGGCCCGGCTGCTGGTCCCGGTCGATCCGCGCCGGGGCCTGGACAGCGGCGAGCGCTGGCTGAAGGACCCCGCCGCGATGGCCCGTACCGCCGAGCTGGTCGCCGAGGCGGCCGGTTTCCGCCGGGACACCGCGCACCGGCTGCTCGCCCTGACCGAGGAGACCGCCGCCGGCTGTCTGGTCGACCCGGAGGACGACCTCGGGTTCGGCTCGGCCCACTTTCCCGAGCCCCGGCTGGTCGGCGCGGACCGCCGTACCGCCGCCCGGGTACTGCGCTCGCGCGCCGCCGCCGGCATGGTGCTGCGCGGTTACGACCGGCGCCGCGACCACCGGGAGTACTGGGCGCGGATGGACGCCGAGCTGCGCACGATCGACCGGATGCACTTCGCCCCGTACTTCCTCACGGTCGCCCAAGTCGTCGACGATATAAGGGACATGGGGATCCGCGTCGCCGCGCGCGGCTCCGGCGCCGGCTCGCTGGTCAACCATCTGCTGGGGATCGCGCACGCCGACCCGGTCGCGCACGGGCTGCTGATGGAACGGTTCCTCTCCACCCGGCGCCCCGGGCTGCCCGACATCGACATCGACGTCGAGTCCGCGCGGAGACTGGAGGTCTACCGCGCGATCCTCGACCGCTTCGGCCCGGAGCGGGTCGCGGCCGTCGCCATGCCCGAGACCTACCGGGTGCGGCACGCCGTACGGGACGTGGGCGCGGCCCTCTCCATGGACCCGGCCGAGATCGACCGGATCGCCAAGGCGTTCCCGCACATCCGCGCCCGCGACGCCCGTACGGCCCTGGCCGAACTGCCCGAACTGCGCGCGCTGGCCGCCGAGTCGGGCCGGGGCGGCCGGCGGTACGACCGGCTCTGGGAGCTGGTCGAGGCGCTGGACGCGCTGCCGCGCGGGGTCGCCATGCACCCGTGCGGGGTGCTCCTCTCGGACGCCTCGCTGCTGCGCCGTACCCCGGTGGTGCCGACCAGCGGCGAGCACTTCCCGATGTCCCAGTTCGACAAGGAGGACGTCGAGGAGCTGGGGCTGCTCAAACTCGATGTGCTGGGCGTACGGATGCAGTCGGCGATGGCGCACGCGGTCGCCGAGATCGCCCGCGCCACCGGGGAGCGGGTGGACATCGACGATCCGGCGCGGGTCCCGGAGGGCGACCCCGCGACCTACCGGCTGATCGGATCGGCGCAGACACTGGGCTGCTTCCAGATCGAGTCGCCCGGCCAGCGCGATCTGGTCGGCCGGCTCCAGCCCGCCACCTTCCACGATCTGGTGGTCGATATCTCGCTCTTCCGGCCGGGGCCGGTGGCGGCGGACATGGTGCGGCCGTTCATCGAGGCCCGGCACGGCAGGGCGCCGGTCCGCTGTCCGCACCCGGACCTGGTGGAGCCGCTGCGCGAGACGTACGGGGTGGTTGTCTTCCACGAGCAGATCATCCGGATGGTCGACATCATGACGGGCTGCGGCCGGGAGGAGGCCGATCGTGTACGGCGCGGGCTGTCCGATCCGGAGTCGCAGGGGCGGATCCGGGCCTGGTTCGCACAGCGGACCGAGCGGCGCGGGTACGCGCCCGAGGTCGTCGCGCGTACGTGGGAGATCATCGAGGCGTTCGGCTCGTACGGCTTCTGCAAGGCGCACGCCGTGGCGTTCGCCGTGCCGACCTACCAATCGGCATGGCTGAAAGCGCACTATCCGGCGGCCTTCTACGCCGGGCTGCTGACGCACGATCCGGGGATGTACCCGAAGCGGCTGCTGCTGGCGGACGCGCGGCGGCGGGGGGTGCCGGTGCTGCCGCTGGATGTGAACCGGTCGCGCGCCACTCATCGAATCGAACTGGTGTCTGAAGGTGAGGGTGAGGGTGGAGGTGTGTGGGGGGTGCGGCTGGCGCTCCTCGACGTCCACGGCATCAGCGGGGCCGAGGCGGCGCGGATCGAGGCCGGGCAGCCGTACTCCTCGCTGCGCGACTTCTGGCAGCGGGCGGCCCCGGGCCGTCCTGTCGCCGAACGGCTGGCGCAGGTGGGCGCGTTGGACATGTTCGGCGCGAACCGGCGGGATCTGCTGCTGCATCTGTCCGAGCTGCACGGCGCTCAGCGGGTGGTCCGGCGTGGCACGACGGGACGTGGCGGTGCGGGGCGGGGCGCGGGCGGCGGGTACGGCGATCAGCTTCCGCTGGAGGGCGGGCGGCGGACGGCCCCCGCCGGGCTGCCCGATCTGGGGGACGCGGAACGGCTCAGTGCCGAGCTGGGCGTCCTCGGCATGGACGCGTCCCGGCATCTGATGGCGGACCACCATGACTTCCTGGCGGAGCTGGGTGCGATTTCGGCCAAACGGCTGGGGGCGGCGGCGCACGGCCGTACGGTCCTGGTCGCCGGCGCCAAGGTGGCGACCCAGACCCCGCCGATCCGCTCCGGCAAGCGGGTCATCTTCACCACGCTGGACGACGGCACGGGCCTGGTCGACCTCGCCTTCTTCGACGACAGCCACGAGGCGTGCGCGCACACGGTCTTCCACTCGTGGCTGTTGCTGGTGCGCGGGGTGGTGCAGCGGCGGGGGCCGCGCAGTCTGAGCGTGGTAGGCGCGGCGGCCTGGAATCTGGCGGAGCTGGTGGAGCTGCGGAGGACGGGCGGTCTGGAGGCGGTGGCGGCGGCGCTGGGTGCTCCGGGCGCTCCGGGTGCTGCTTCCGGGGCGGATTCCGGTTCCGGTTCAGGTTCCGGTTCAGAGCCCGGCGCCGATGCCGGTGCCGGTGCCGGTGCCGGTGCCGGTGCCGGTGCCGATTCCGGTTCTGGCGACGGTGGTCGGCGTATCCGGCTGTCCACTGGCTTCGAGCTGAACCCGTGGGCGGACCTCAAGCCGCCCGGCGAGGGCGTCCCGACCGGCCGGAAGCTGTGGCACTCCAGCCCGGGGAGCGCGGGATGA
- a CDS encoding ATP-binding protein, which produces MAEADTTQYRQQLTVRPWILAGVRRIVGAYVRRWGFDPLVDDAVYCVQELLTNVVKHTESPNCLLVLQRCPSGIRVVVSDTSARLPVRREPDWGAESGRGLTYVENLADDWGAAPNETGGKDVWFEMRSDEDSAEKLAADRTVEHLLSR; this is translated from the coding sequence ATGGCAGAGGCAGACACCACGCAGTACAGGCAGCAGCTGACCGTCCGTCCGTGGATACTCGCGGGCGTCCGCCGAATCGTCGGCGCGTACGTCCGGCGCTGGGGCTTCGACCCGTTGGTGGACGACGCCGTGTACTGCGTTCAGGAGCTGCTGACGAATGTCGTCAAGCACACCGAATCGCCGAACTGCCTGCTCGTTCTTCAGCGTTGTCCGTCCGGCATCCGCGTCGTCGTCAGCGACACCAGTGCGCGGTTGCCCGTACGCCGCGAGCCGGACTGGGGAGCCGAGAGCGGACGCGGACTTACGTACGTGGAGAACCTGGCCGACGACTGGGGCGCCGCGCCGAACGAGACGGGCGGCAAGGACGTGTGGTTCGAGATGCGCTCGGACGAAGACTCGGCGGAGAAGCTCGCTGCCGACCGAACCGTCGAACACTTGCTTTCGAGGTGA
- a CDS encoding FxLD family lanthipeptide, whose protein sequence is MEHDDFDLDISVLESGDGQATLINLTDDGCGSTCSSPCATNVA, encoded by the coding sequence ATGGAGCACGACGATTTCGACCTCGACATCAGCGTCCTGGAGTCCGGTGACGGACAGGCGACGCTGATCAACCTGACCGACGACGGCTGCGGCAGCACATGCTCCAGCCCGTGCGCCACCAACGTGGCCTGA
- a CDS encoding DNA polymerase Y family protein, whose protein sequence is MILCIRLAGSGAAEAPPSPSALPALLGLAEDISPVVQALPPDAALLDVRGARRYFGQDATGIAAVLRVRALAHLGAGCAIGVAGTPMLARMAARAAVPGTTCAVADDERAVREFLAPRAVGALPGIGAATARTLRSYGLDTVGRTAAVPLSTLQRIAGVRAGRELYEKARGIDRTKVVPDAAARSVAAERGFPRDELDHDLHRRALLSITEELGTLMRGTDQVCRSLTLTARYADRSATSRTRALREPTAHSAALAAAVYRIHESLGLQRARVRAFAVRAEGLTPAGRAARQLTFDPVDERARRIEEVADRARARFGPRAIVPGTLSRSAA, encoded by the coding sequence ATGATCCTCTGTATACGGCTCGCGGGCAGCGGCGCCGCCGAAGCGCCGCCGTCCCCGTCCGCGCTGCCGGCGCTCCTCGGGCTGGCCGAGGACATCAGCCCCGTCGTCCAGGCGCTGCCGCCCGATGCCGCGCTCCTCGATGTGCGCGGCGCGCGGCGGTACTTCGGGCAGGACGCCACCGGGATCGCCGCCGTCCTGCGGGTACGGGCGCTCGCGCACCTCGGCGCCGGCTGCGCGATCGGGGTGGCCGGTACCCCGATGCTGGCGAGGATGGCCGCGCGGGCGGCCGTACCCGGGACGACGTGCGCGGTGGCGGACGACGAGCGCGCGGTACGGGAGTTCCTGGCGCCGCGCGCGGTCGGCGCGCTGCCCGGGATCGGCGCCGCGACGGCCCGCACACTGCGCTCGTACGGACTCGACACCGTCGGGCGGACGGCGGCCGTACCGCTGTCGACGCTCCAGCGGATCGCGGGGGTACGGGCGGGCCGCGAGCTGTACGAGAAGGCGCGCGGGATCGACCGTACGAAGGTCGTCCCGGACGCCGCCGCCCGCTCGGTCGCCGCCGAACGGGGCTTTCCACGCGATGAGTTGGACCATGATCTGCACCGGCGCGCACTGCTCTCGATCACCGAGGAACTGGGCACCCTGATGCGCGGTACGGACCAGGTGTGCCGCTCGCTGACCCTCACCGCGCGGTACGCGGACCGGTCCGCGACCAGCCGTACGCGCGCGCTGCGCGAGCCGACCGCGCACTCGGCCGCGCTCGCCGCCGCCGTGTACCGGATCCATGAATCGCTCGGGCTGCAACGCGCGCGGGTCCGGGCCTTCGCGGTCCGCGCGGAGGGGCTGACCCCGGCCGGCCGGGCCGCGCGGCAGCTGACGTTCGACCCGGTGGACGAGCGGGCGCGGCGGATCGAGGAGGTGGCGGACCGCGCGCGGGCGAGGTTCGGGCCGCGGGCGATCGTGCCGGGGACGCTGAGCCGGTCGGCCGCGTGA
- a CDS encoding lytic polysaccharide monooxygenase auxiliary activity family 9 protein, producing MTARRTATGIVVLGLAPLALTGLTAAPAAAHGSMTDPVSRVAACFAEGPENPRSEACKAAIAASGTQAFYDWNEVNIADAAGNHRQLIPDGKLCGAGRDKYKGLDLARADWPSSPMAPGDRTFRYKATAPHRGSFELYLTKDGYDPTRPLKWSDLEERPFLKVSDPKLEDGAYVFNGVVPNRSGRHLLYSIWQRSDSPEAFYTCSDVVFGQNGGGTGGGGTGGAGTSPAAPPAAAPPASAPSDRTIEEGAEKSTVDHGGHGGEGGEDGHGGDGTEAPRPPAETAAPAPAPTPTPTAPAPATTEPNAPEAKAAGAPVERASDGRRENLAETGAGDSTSYYAIGGTAALAVGAAVMFGTARRRVVRHRA from the coding sequence ATGACCGCTCGCCGTACGGCCACCGGGATCGTCGTCCTCGGGCTCGCCCCGCTCGCGCTGACCGGTCTGACCGCCGCCCCCGCCGCCGCCCACGGGTCGATGACGGACCCGGTCAGCCGGGTCGCCGCGTGCTTCGCCGAGGGGCCGGAGAACCCGCGGTCGGAGGCGTGCAAGGCCGCGATCGCGGCGAGCGGTACGCAGGCGTTCTACGACTGGAACGAGGTCAACATCGCCGACGCCGCCGGGAACCACCGGCAGCTGATCCCGGACGGAAAGCTGTGCGGCGCGGGCCGGGACAAGTACAAGGGGCTCGATCTGGCGCGCGCCGACTGGCCGTCGTCCCCCATGGCGCCGGGCGACCGTACCTTCCGCTACAAGGCCACGGCGCCGCACCGGGGTTCGTTCGAGCTGTACCTCACCAAGGACGGGTACGACCCGACGCGCCCGCTGAAGTGGTCGGATCTGGAGGAGCGGCCGTTCCTGAAGGTCAGTGACCCGAAGCTGGAGGACGGCGCGTACGTGTTCAACGGTGTCGTCCCGAACAGGTCGGGCCGCCATCTCCTCTACTCGATCTGGCAGCGCTCGGACAGCCCCGAGGCGTTCTACACCTGCTCCGACGTGGTCTTCGGCCAGAACGGCGGCGGTACGGGCGGCGGTGGTACGGGCGGCGCCGGTACATCCCCCGCCGCGCCGCCGGCCGCCGCGCCGCCCGCCTCGGCGCCCAGCGACCGGACGATCGAGGAGGGCGCGGAGAAGTCCACCGTCGACCACGGCGGACACGGCGGCGAGGGCGGGGAGGACGGTCACGGCGGAGACGGTACGGAGGCGCCGCGGCCCCCGGCGGAGACCGCCGCGCCCGCGCCCGCCCCCACGCCCACCCCCACCGCGCCCGCGCCCGCCACCACCGAGCCCAACGCCCCCGAGGCCAAGGCCGCCGGCGCCCCGGTCGAGCGGGCGTCCGACGGCCGGCGGGAGAACCTCGCCGAGACGGGGGCCGGCGACAGCACCTCGTACTACGCGATCGGCGGCACGGCGGCCCTCGCCGTCGGCGCGGCGGTGATGTTCGGCACGGCCCGGCGCAGGGTGGTCCGGCACCGCGCCTGA
- a CDS encoding DUF397 domain-containing protein, with product MTRHTLPSDAWRKSSYSPDNGGACVEKQVTADGLVAIGDSKDRALGAHTFDPAPWQTFVEAIRSDVL from the coding sequence ATGACGCGGCACACCCTCCCCTCCGACGCGTGGCGGAAGTCCTCCTACAGCCCCGACAACGGAGGCGCCTGCGTCGAGAAACAGGTGACCGCAGACGGCCTTGTAGCCATCGGCGACAGCAAGGACCGCGCCCTGGGTGCCCACACCTTCGATCCGGCCCCCTGGCAGACGTTCGTCGAAGCCATACGCTCCGACGTGCTCTGA
- a CDS encoding methyltransferase domain-containing protein: protein MTTIDWDEAADTFDEEPDHGLRDPGVRAAWAGRLAGWLPETAGAVLDLGCGTGSLALLAAEAGHRVTAVDRSPRMAALARAKLAAAAGATARVLVGDAARPPVAAGAFDVVLARHVLWALPDPEAALRHWATLLRPGGRLVLVEGVWSGTGLPAARLTAALAPFTERVHHERLSADPALWGRPVDDERYALIAALAPPRRHREVVDVHLILRRGDEVLLARRSGTGYADGLLNGPSGHVESGEDVRTAMIREAAEEIGLSLTPDDLRVALVMQHRGPAGSPRIGWFFEAAYGAGGEPVNREPHKCSGLSWHPLSALPDDIVAYCRAGLDAYRAGERFVIHWHEDDDPIAHTPDAPDRAVLLPATRPGPE, encoded by the coding sequence ATGACCACGATCGACTGGGACGAGGCCGCCGACACCTTCGACGAGGAGCCGGACCACGGCCTGCGGGACCCCGGGGTCCGGGCGGCCTGGGCCGGGCGACTGGCGGGGTGGCTGCCGGAGACGGCCGGGGCGGTGCTGGACCTCGGGTGCGGTACGGGCAGTCTCGCGCTGCTCGCCGCCGAGGCGGGGCACCGGGTGACGGCCGTCGACCGGTCGCCCCGGATGGCCGCGCTGGCGCGCGCGAAGCTGGCGGCCGCCGCCGGTGCCACGGCCCGGGTGCTGGTCGGCGACGCGGCGCGCCCGCCCGTGGCGGCGGGGGCGTTCGACGTCGTGCTGGCCCGGCATGTGCTCTGGGCGCTGCCCGACCCCGAGGCGGCGCTGCGCCACTGGGCCACGCTGCTGCGCCCCGGCGGCCGGCTCGTCCTGGTCGAAGGCGTCTGGTCCGGTACGGGACTGCCCGCCGCCCGGCTCACCGCCGCGCTCGCCCCGTTCACCGAGCGCGTCCACCACGAACGGCTCTCGGCGGACCCGGCGCTCTGGGGCCGCCCGGTCGACGACGAGCGGTACGCGCTGATCGCGGCGCTCGCCCCGCCCCGGCGCCACCGCGAGGTCGTCGACGTCCATCTGATCCTGCGCCGGGGCGACGAGGTGCTGCTCGCCCGCCGCTCCGGCACCGGATACGCGGACGGCCTGCTCAACGGCCCCTCCGGGCACGTGGAATCAGGCGAGGACGTCCGTACGGCCATGATCCGGGAGGCGGCCGAGGAGATCGGCCTCTCACTCACCCCCGACGACCTGCGCGTCGCCCTGGTCATGCAGCACCGCGGCCCGGCGGGCAGTCCCCGTATCGGCTGGTTCTTCGAAGCGGCGTACGGCGCGGGCGGCGAGCCCGTCAACCGCGAGCCGCACAAGTGCTCCGGACTGTCCTGGCACCCACTGTCCGCGCTCCCGGACGACATCGTCGCGTACTGCCGCGCCGGCCTCGACGCGTACCGCGCGGGCGAACGCTTCGTCATCCACTGGCACGAGGACGACGACCCGATCGCCCACACGCCTGACGCGCCCGACCGCGCCGTCCTCCTGCCCGCGACCCGGCCGGGACCCGAGTAG